DNA sequence from the Gammaproteobacteria bacterium genome:
GATTAATAGTAGTGTATAATTTTTTATTCTAATTTTAGGAGAATCCCATGATTTGTCCAAATTGTCATTCATCTTATATTATCAAAAATGGATCCATACATAATGGAAAACAAAAATTTTTTTGTAAGAATTGTGGAAGACAATTTGTGAAGAACCATGAAAATAGAATTTCACAAGAAACAAAAGACTTAATTGACAAGTTGTTACTGAAAAAAATTCCTATCGCTGGAATTGCTCGTGTCACTGGAGTGCAGGAATATGTAAACCAAAAATACAAGGAAGTACCACGGAGAATAAATGTTGCTAAAAAATCAAAAGAAAGAATAACCATCCAATGTGATGAAATGTGGTCATTTGTTGGAAAAAAGAAGAATAAACAATGGATTTGGCTGGCTATTGATATAAAAACCAATGAAATTGTCTGGGTTTTTGTTGGTGAACGCAATAAAACTGGAGCGCAGGGTTTATGGAATTCATTGCCTCCGGTTTATCGTCAATGCGCGATTTGTTACACGGATTTCTGGAAAGCATATGAAGCGGTATTTCCATCAAATCGTCATCGCGCCGTGGATAAGGATAGTGGTAAAACAAATGGAATTGAACGGCTAAATGGTACATTGCGTCAACGTATCTCCCGGTTGGTCAGAAAAACTCTTTCTTTTTCAAAAAAATTAGAAAATCATATTGGCACCATTTGGTATTTTATTCATCATTATAATGCGACTCTTCTTGTTGCAGCATAGTCAATCATTACTTATTTCAGAACTACCCATTAGCGAAGTGAACAAAGCCGCTAAGGCTTCCGTTACATGCTCTTATGGACTGACAGCCGGAAAGACCGGCATTTTTACCGACGGTCGCAAAAACCGTCTCCTTTCCTCCCTCTAGCTCAAGCCAGGGGTATCTCGGAGACACTGATGAACACTCTCGACACTGATTTTCCTGTCTCTTTTCGTGAATTTTTATTTTTCATGGGAAGATTGCAGTCATTTTTTCATTCCGTCTATGCCTATAAAGTAATGATGCTGGGTGCTGCGGTCACGATGCTTGTTTTTCTCGGTGGATGCTCTTCCCTTCCGCAGTCAGTCCTGGCTCCCGTGGAAGACCATGGCGTCAAGTCTATAAAAAAGGATCAACTCGCCCCGGAGCCAATAGAGACAGCTAAGACCACGCCGCTGCCTTCCATCGAAGACTATCCCTTGCGCGCCCGGCCGTTGCCTCCTCTGCCGAGCATGATTTCGGGAGCCACACGACCGCCAACGCCTTCGACTGATGACGCCACGCCCTCGGTGCCCCCGCTGGTGCCGGTTCCATCTGCGCCATCACCACAGCGCCTTAGTCAGCCCGTGCCGCCGACAACTCCACCTGTTGCGTCTTCTCCGGTATCCGTGCCTACCACTAAGACACAACCCGAAATTCAGTCACCTCCTGCTCAACGTCCCTCAGCTTCTTCTTCTAACACTGGAGTGGTGGCGTTGCTGGGGAAAGCCGACGATCAAGCGGCTTCCGGTCAAATCGATTCCGCCGCAGTAACCCTGGAGCGCGCCTTACGCATTGAGCCTG
Encoded proteins:
- a CDS encoding insertion element IS1 protein InsB, translated to MICPNCHSSYIIKNGSIHNGKQKFFCKNCGRQFVKNHENRISQETKDLIDKLLLKKIPIAGIARVTGVQEYVNQKYKEVPRRINVAKKSKERITIQCDEMWSFVGKKKNKQWIWLAIDIKTNEIVWVFVGERNKTGAQGLWNSLPPVYRQCAICYTDFWKAYEAVFPSNRHRAVDKDSGKTNGIERLNGTLRQRISRLVRKTLSFSKKLENHIGTIWYFIHHYNATLLVAA
- a CDS encoding hypothetical protein (Evidence 5 : Unknown function), yielding MAPFGILFIIIMRLFLLQHSQSLLISELPISEVNKAAKASVTCSYGLTAGKTGIFTDGRKNRLLSSL
- a CDS encoding hypothetical protein (Evidence 5 : Unknown function) codes for the protein MNTLDTDFPVSFREFLFFMGRLQSFFHSVYAYKVMMLGAAVTMLVFLGGCSSLPQSVLAPVEDHGVKSIKKDQLAPEPIETAKTTPLPSIEDYPLRARPLPPLPSMISGATRPPTPSTDDATPSVPPLVPVPSAPSPQRLSQPVPPTTPPVASSPVSVPTTKTQPEIQSPPAQRPSASSSNTGVVALLGKADDQAASGQIDSAAVTLERALRIEPENGRLWNELAGIRLKQGKLDAAISMAEKSNSMARNQRDLQARNWRLIAVARQKQGQSQAAAEALLRARSMEGGHDR